A single genomic interval of Orcinus orca chromosome 19, mOrcOrc1.1, whole genome shotgun sequence harbors:
- the UBE2Z gene encoding ubiquitin-conjugating enzyme E2 Z, translating to MAESPTEEAATAGAGAAGPGASGVAGVVGVSGGGGFGPPFLPDVWAAAAAAGGAGGPGSGLAPLPGLPPSAAAHGAALLSHWDPTLSSDWDGERTAPQCLLRIKRDIMSIYKEPPPGMFVVPDTVDMTKIHALITGPFDTPYEGGFFLFVFRCPPDYPIHPPRVKLMTTGNNTVRFNPNFYRNGKVCLSILGTWTGPAWSPAQSISSVLISIQSLMTENPYHNEPGFEQERHPGDSKNYNECIRHETIRVAVCDMMEGKCPCPEPLRGVMEKSFLEYYDFYEVACKDRLHLQGQTMQDPFGEKRGHFDYQSLLMRLGLIRQKVLERLHNENAEMDSDSSSSGTETDLHGSLRV from the exons ATGGCGGAGAGTCCGACTGAGGAGGCGGCGACGGCAGGCGCCGGGGCGGCGGGCCCCGGGGCGAGCGGCGTCGCCGGTGTTGTTGGCGTTAGCGGCGGCGGCGGGTTCGGGCCGCCTTTCCTGCCGGATGtgtgggcggcggcggcggcagcgggcggggccggggggcCAGGGAGCGGCCTGGCTCCGCTGCCCGGGCTCCCGCCCTCGGCCGCTGCCCACGGGGCCGCGCTGCTTAGCCACTGGGACCCCACACTCAGCTCCGACTGGGACGGCGAGCGAACCGCGCCGCAGTGTCTACTCCGGATCAAGCG GGATATCATGTCCATTTATAAGGAGCCTCCTCCAGGAATGTTCGTTGTACCTGATACTGTTGACATGACTAAG ATTCATGCATTGATCACAGGCCCATTTGACACTCCTTATGAAGGGGGTTTCTTCCTGTTCGTGTTTCGGTGTCCGCCCGACTATCCCATCCACCCACCTCGGGTCAAACTGATGACAACGGGCAATAACACAGTGAGGTTTAACCCCAACTTCTACCGCAATGGGAAAGTCTGCTTGAGTATTCTAGG TACATGGACTGGCCCTGCCTGGAGCCCAGCCCAGAGCATCTCTTCCGTGCTCATCTCCATCCAGTCCCTGATGACTGAGAACCCTTATCACAATGAACCTGGCTTTGAGCAG GAGAGACATCCAGGAGACAGCAAAAATTACAATGAATGTATTCGGCATGAGACCATCAGAGTGGCGGTCTGTGACATGATGGAAGGAAAGTGTCCCTGCCCTGAACCCCTACG AGGGGTGATGGAGAAGTCCTTCCTGGAGTATTATGACTTCTACGAGGTGGCCTGCAAAGATCGTCTGCACCTTCAAGGCCAGACTATGCAG GACCCTTTTGGAGAGAAGCGGGGCCACTTTGACTACCAGTCCCTCTTGATGCGCCTGGGACTGATTCGTCAGAAAGTGCTGGAGAGGCTCCATAATGAGAACGCCGAAATGGACTCTGATAGCAGCTCGTCTGGGACAGAGACAGACCTGCACGGGAGCCTGAGGGTTTAG
- the ATP5MC1 gene encoding ATP synthase F(0) complex subunit C1, mitochondrial isoform X1 produces MQTTRALLIPPALICSCTRGLSRPVSASFLSRPEIPSEQPSYSSVPLQVARREFQTSVVSRDIDTAAKFIGAGAATVGVAGSGAGIGTVFGSLIIGYARNPSLKQQLFSYAILGFALSEAMGLFCLMVAFLILFAM; encoded by the exons ATGCAGACCACCAGGGCACTACTCATTCCTCCTGCTCTG ATCTGCTCTTGTACCAGGGGTCTGAGCAGGCCTGTGTCTGCCTCCTTCCTGAGTAGGCCAGAGATCCCATCTGAACAG CCTTCCTACAGCAGTGTCCCACTCCAGGTGGCCAGGCGGGAGTTCCAGACCAGTGTTGTCTCCCGGGACATTGACACAGCGGCCAAGTTTATTGGTGCTGGGGCTGCCACAGTTGGTGTGGCTGGTTCAGGGGCCGGCATTGGAACAGTGTTTGGCAGTTTGATCATTGGCTATGCCAG GAACCCGTCTCTGAAGCAGCAGCTCTTCTCCTATGCCATTCTGGGCTTTGCCCTGTCTGAGGCTATGGGGCTCTTCTGTTTGATGGTCGCCTTCCTCATCCTCTTTGCCATGTGA
- the ATP5MC1 gene encoding ATP synthase F(0) complex subunit C1, mitochondrial isoform X2, with protein sequence MQTTRALLIPPALICSCTRGLSRPVSASFLSRPEIPSEQVARREFQTSVVSRDIDTAAKFIGAGAATVGVAGSGAGIGTVFGSLIIGYARNPSLKQQLFSYAILGFALSEAMGLFCLMVAFLILFAM encoded by the exons ATGCAGACCACCAGGGCACTACTCATTCCTCCTGCTCTG ATCTGCTCTTGTACCAGGGGTCTGAGCAGGCCTGTGTCTGCCTCCTTCCTGAGTAGGCCAGAGATCCCATCTGAACAG GTGGCCAGGCGGGAGTTCCAGACCAGTGTTGTCTCCCGGGACATTGACACAGCGGCCAAGTTTATTGGTGCTGGGGCTGCCACAGTTGGTGTGGCTGGTTCAGGGGCCGGCATTGGAACAGTGTTTGGCAGTTTGATCATTGGCTATGCCAG GAACCCGTCTCTGAAGCAGCAGCTCTTCTCCTATGCCATTCTGGGCTTTGCCCTGTCTGAGGCTATGGGGCTCTTCTGTTTGATGGTCGCCTTCCTCATCCTCTTTGCCATGTGA